CATGCCAAATGGTCTTTTTTACCACTTTCTGGTAATACGGAACAGAATGAAAGATTCCGTGAACAAATAAATTCCTCAGAACCTCTTAAAAAACAACTCTGGCAACAAACAGTTACTGCTAAAATTAATAACCAATTGTCAGTCCTTAAGAAAAATAAAGTTCCTATCAATAACATGGTAACCTGGGCTAAAAAGGTCAGAAGCGGGGATCCGGATAATTATGAGGGAAGAGCTGCTGCTTACTACTGGAAAAATATCTTTAAGCAGATACCCGATTTTATTCGTGACCGTTATGGCGAACCACCAAATAACCTGCTTAATTATGGTTATGCAATTCTAAGAGCTGTGACTGCGCGTTCACTTGTCGGATCTGGTTTGCTACCTACATTAGGTATTCATCATTCTAATAAATATAATGCTTATTGTTTAGCAGATGATATTATGGAACCCTATAGACCCTTTGTTGATCTTTTAATTAAATATATTATCGATAATGGTGAAGATTTTTATGAATTAACACCTTCCATTAAAAAGCAACTTCTAGAGATTCCCACTTTAGATGTCATTATAAATGATGAACGAAGCCCACTTATGGTTGCATTGCAGAAAACTACTGCATCTTTATCAAAGTGCTTTTCTCAACAATTAAGAAAAATTTTATATCCTATACTTAATTAAAAATATTATGAGATTTAGCGAATATAGAATTATGTGGATTTTAGTATTTTTCGATTTACCTACTGAAACTCCAAAAGAAAGAAAATCATATACTCGCTTTCGTAAAGAATTAATGAAAGATGGTTTTTCTATGTTTCAATTCTCTATTTATGTAAGGCATTGCAGTAGTCGGGAAAATAAGAATGTCCATGTAAAAAGAGTTAGGCAATTACTACCTGAAAAAGGGCATGTTGGAATTCTATCTGTTACTGATAAACAGTTTAGCATGATGGAAATATTTTATGGTAAGAAAAAGGAAAGTGGTTTTGTTGAACCCCACCAGCTTGAATTATTCTAAATAATAAGGAACCTTTTAGTTGGGCTCCTCATTTTTTTAATCCTAAAACCCCCATAAGTTATTGTAATTAAATGACATCTTAAGACCTACCTTGGTTTTAAGATTGTCAAAAAACATTTTGAAAGCAAATCACAACTCCGTCCCATTCGGTTATCTTACTTCCCTGCTTGGTTTTAAGATTGTCAAAAAACATTTTGAAAGCAAATCACAACCCTATCGGCTCTCGACATACCTCTGCTTCGCTTGGTTTTAAGATTGTCAAAAAACATTTTGAAAGCAAATCACAACACAAAAAGAAAAATGGTGATAAGGATGACGCTTGGTTTTAAGATTGTCAAAAAACATTTTGAAAGCAAATCACAACCCGCAAGGAATAACAGGAATAATATGATTACTTGGTTTTAAGATTGTCAAAAAACATTTTGAAAGCAAATCACAACCAATAACTCAACAGGGACTATCTCTCTGCCCTTGGTTTTAAGATTGTCAAAAAACATTTTGAAAGCAAATCACAACTAAGTAAAAGTAAGGGATTGTCAAGTAAAACTTGGTTTTAAGATTGTCAAAAAACATTTTGAAAGCAAATCACAACCGAAAGAAGAAGGAAGAAAGAGTTAGAGCTTGGTTTTAAGATTGTCAAAAAACATTTTGAAAGCAAATCACAACTTGGTACAAAAGGCAACCATCCCGGCTCAACTTGGTTTTAAGATTGTCAAAAAACATTTTGAAAGCAAATCACAACTGATCGAGCTATTGTTTCAAAACTGAATGACTTGGTTTTAAGATTGTCAAAAAACATTTTGAAAGCAAATCACAACAAGAAATGAGAATGAGAGAGAAGAGAAAGCTTGGTTTTAAGATTGTCAAAAAACATTTTGAAAGCAAATCACAACGAAGTCGGTATAGTAATAATTGACGGCTTCTTGGTTTTAAGATTGTCAAAAAACATTTTGAAAGCAAATCACAACGCAGCCGGGAGTGCGTTATACAGCTTCTTCTTGGTTTTAAGATTGTCAAAAAACATTTTGAAAGCAAATCACAACCCATTTCATTAGTGTGTTTCTATGAATATTCTTGGTTTTAAGATTGTCAAAAAACATTTTGAAAGCAAATCACAACTGCTTCGTTTTCTTCCGAAACTTTTGCCATCTTGGTTTTAAGATTGTCAAAAAACATTTTGAAAGCAAATCACAACCACGGAATGTAAAGCTCGTACTGCGCGTACTTGGTTTTAAGATTGTCAAAAAACATTTTGAAAGCAAATCACAACATTAGATCCTGTGCAAACTCATCATCTTTGCTTGGTTTTAAGATTGTCAAAAAACATTTTGAAAGCAAATCACAACTGATCGTAGATGATCATAAACCTGTCCCGGCTTGGTTTTAAGATTGTCAAAAAACATTTTGAAAGCAAATCACAACGTTTGAAGAAGAGTAGAGAAGCGAGAAAGACTTGGTTTTAAGATTGTCAAAAAACATTTTGAAAGCAAATCACAACCATCAGCTTATCAACAATAGTGCGTATTTCTTGGTTTTAAGATTGTCAAAAAACATTTTGAAAGCAAATCACAACTCACAAAGTGATTTCCATATTTTTTGATGTCTTGGTTTTAAGATTGTCAAAATACATTTTGAAAGCAAATCACAACTAGGAGTGGCTCTGCGTATAAGCCTCTAACTTGGTTTTAAGATTGTCAAAAAACATTTTGAAAGCAAATCACAACTCCAATCCCATACAGGTCGCTGATCGCACCCTTGGTTTTAAGATTGTCAAAAAACATTTTGAAAGCAAATCACAACTCGAGGCATATAACGGCTCGACTTGGGATACTTGGTTTTAAGATTGTCAAAAAACATTTTGAAAGCAAATCACAACTCACAAAGTGATTTCCATATTTTTTGATGTCTTGGTTTTAAGATTGTCAAAAAACATTTTGAAAGCAAATCACAACTGCCTGGCCGGAGAATCCCTGCTTAATTGCTTGGTTTTAAGATTGTCAAAAAACATTTTGAAAGCAAATCACAACTGTTTTTGTTGCTAATCCGGCAAGGATCACTTGGTTTTAAGATTGTCAAAAAACATTTTGAAAGCAAATCACAACACATACGCAATCGTGTAACTTTGCTTTCTGCTTGGTTTTAAGATTGTCAAAAAACATTTTGAAAGCAAATCACAACGTAAGGTTTGCCGTGTTCTTTTATCATAAACTTGGTTTTAAGATTGTCAAAAAACATTTTGAAAGCAAATCACAACTACTGCTTAATCTTTTCAATCATTTTGTCTTGGTTTTAAGATTGTCAAAAAACATTTTGAAAGCAAATCACAACAGTTAGTTCAATGGGGTTATATTTGAGATTCTTGGTTTTAAGATTGTCAAAAAACATTTTGAAAGCAAATCACAACCAGGAGACTTATTAATGTCCACAGTATTTGCTTGGTTTTAAGATTGTCAAAAAACATTTTGAAAGCAAATCACAACAACTTATCAGTAATCATAATTATCTGTTATCTTGGTTTTAAGATTGTCAAAAAACATTTTGAAAGCAAATCACAACAAAGTGAAGATAAAAAAGAAATTAAGGTTGCTTGGTTTTAAGATTGTCAAAAAACATTTTGAAAGCAAATCACAACCGGTAGTTTCAAGAAGTGTATTTAGTTCTCTTGGTTTTAAGATTGTCAAACCTGTCCCGTTCATTTTACGGGAAAACATTTTGAAAGCAAATCACAACCCGTCGTCCTCAAACCTGTTGCCTATATCCTTGGTTTTAAGATTGTCAAACCTGTCCCGTTCCTTTTACGGGAAAACATTTTGAAAGCAAATCACAACTAATCGGCTTCACGACGGTCAAGAATCCTACTTGGTTTTAAGATTGTCAAAAAACATTTTGAAAGCAAATCACAACAGGCAGGTATATCTTTACCGATAATGGTCCCTTGGTTTTAAGATTGTCAAACCTGTCCCGTTCCTTTTACGGGAAAACATTTTGAAAGCAAATCACAACTTTATTATCTCAGTTTTTTGTTTGACTAGGTCATAATTGAGTGACCACCTGATTTTTGCTCCATGCAATTCTTTTTGTAAAAAAACTATGAAAAACCTCTAAAATTGAATATAATTAAGCTCGATTATGAATTGTCTGAATGCATTATAATTCAGACTTTTTTTTAATTGACAATGACTTCATGATTTTTATATTTTAAGTAACTTCAAAACGAGATAATCTCTTTCTTTTACAAATGGAACATATTTTAGATTTGTTATGTCTAAGTCATATTATTGAAATAGATCAGGTTTTTTAATTTATGTATAATCAAAGAACTAAAAAATTTACATTCAATTATAAAAAGGCAATTGCTTCATTGCTGTATGTAAGCAATAGCGTACATAATTTATACAACATAATGAAAGTTTTTTATTTTGCTGATAAATTGCATTTAAGTAAGTATGGAAGATTTATGTTTGGCGAAACATATGTTGCCATGCCTAAAGGTCATGTACCAAGTACGATATATGATATGATCAAATTTATTCGAGGTGATGGTTCGAAGGAATTTGATCCAGAATTAAAAAAATCAATTATTGTAGATGGAAATAAAATTAAGGCTATTCAACCAGCAAATTTAGATTATTTAAGTCCTTCAGAAATTGAATGTCTTAACAATGCAATTGATGAATTTGGGAAGTTGAATCATTCATTAGTCTTTTTCAAATCTCATAAAGACCATGCATATAAGGTCACTCCGGTAAATAGTGATATTGCTATTGATGATATCGTCGATTCTCTTGATAATAAAAATACTATAAAAGAGTATCTCAATAATTTATACGAATAATGCCATTCTCGTTTTCACCCGGAGATATAATCTATTTAGAAGAAGTTCCATATACGGATCACCCAAAATATCATTTAGTCCTTTCGGTTTCTGACGATATGTTTTTTATAATTAATTCTAATATTAATAAAACTGTTGCTGTTAATACTCAATTCCTTAATTGTCAGGTTAAGTTATCTAAAAATCCGCATAATAGTTATATGCCCAAAGAAGAATCGTATATTGCATGCCATCAATTGGCACCAGATTTATTTTCCGGCGACATCGAAGCAAAAATCAAAGCCGGTAAAGGTGAAATAAAAGGTAAACTCGATAAGTCAACATTGGAACAGGTAATAAATACAGTTATAAATCATGGCGCGCATACTCTTTCACCATATGAACGAAGAATAATAGAGGAGAATCTCAAATCAGTATTAAGTTGATTTTATTTTTACTATTCACATTCAGTCAAAATTCTATAATCACTTGCCTGTAAATTATACCTCTTATTAAAATACTCCTCCGTAAACCTTATACCCATGTCGTAAAGCGTTTTGTCACGCTGTACGGTTTCCTCAATAACACTCTCTTTCTTTGTCAGCTTTATCCTCGGACCAATATCCAGTCCGTAATTAATCTTAACATAATAATCGAACAGGGTGTTCAGACTCTTCTCAATCAGCTTTTTATCCCGCACACCCATAAACTCAAGCATTTCACGATGCGTTTCAGCTGCTTTATAAGATCCCACTTTACCGATATCCAGTGTCAGGGTTTCCGTTAGAATTACCTTCGAGATTTCCGAATTATAATGCGTAATTATGTTCGAAAACAATCCGCCCACTTCATACTTTACAGATTCCTTAAACTCGATTGGTATATCGTCCCTGAACGCCGCCACGTTATTCTCTGTTATTTCGGTCAGCTTATTCACCAACTCGTCTATCTGCGCGTCTGTAAAAGTGCTCGGATACCTCGCAAGGAAGTATGGAGTCCCGAATTTCTCAGCCATCAATTGCCAGTATTCAATAGCAGCCCTCTTAAAAATCACAGGCCAGTAGCATTTCGATAAAAGCTTCTCGCCGTATGGATTCGTGTACTTCGGATTATTTCTAGTAATAATGAATTTATACTCAGGAAGTTTCTCACCCACTTCATATATGTAATAAAATCCTGCTCTTGAACCTGATCTTGCTCTTAACCTCAGTATGTTATCGCTGTCATAAATAAACCACTCCTGCGGTTTCTCCTCCAGCTCGACGGGAACTATCTTGCCGTTTATTTTCTTATACTCAATCTCAGCAACCTCATACCCGTACAGAATGCAGTCTAAAAGCTGACTCGCTATTTTCTGCAGATCCAGGTTTCTGGTAATCTCAATCGCTTCTTTTTTAATCTCCTCATTCTCGTATTGTATTTCCCAGCCCATCTGCATCACCTGCA
This window of the Melioribacteraceae bacterium genome carries:
- a CDS encoding DUF935 family protein, whose protein sequence is MKESILKKVQHLLKIFVSRKKMDVNVNGYLPDPDKILAENGYDYEILRDLVRDGHLSAAITQRKMQVMQMGWEIQYENEEIKKEAIEITRNLDLQKIASQLLDCILYGYEVAEIEYKKINGKIVPVELEEKPQEWFIYDSDNILRLRARSGSRAGFYYIYEVGEKLPEYKFIITRNNPKYTNPYGEKLLSKCYWPVIFKRAAIEYWQLMAEKFGTPYFLARYPSTFTDAQIDELVNKLTEITENNVAAFRDDIPIEFKESVKYEVGGLFSNIITHYNSEISKVILTETLTLDIGKVGSYKAAETHREMLEFMGVRDKKLIEKSLNTLFDYYVKINYGLDIGPRIKLTKKESVIEETVQRDKTLYDMGIRFTEEYFNKRYNLQASDYRILTECE
- a CDS encoding Panacea domain-containing protein, with the protein product MKVFYFADKLHLSKYGRFMFGETYVAMPKGHVPSTIYDMIKFIRGDGSKEFDPELKKSIIVDGNKIKAIQPANLDYLSPSEIECLNNAIDEFGKLNHSLVFFKSHKDHAYKVTPVNSDIAIDDIVDSLDNKNTIKEYLNNLYE
- the cas1 gene encoding type II CRISPR-associated endonuclease Cas1, coding for MRFLPHAKWSFLPLSGNTEQNERFREQINSSEPLKKQLWQQTVTAKINNQLSVLKKNKVPINNMVTWAKKVRSGDPDNYEGRAAAYYWKNIFKQIPDFIRDRYGEPPNNLLNYGYAILRAVTARSLVGSGLLPTLGIHHSNKYNAYCLADDIMEPYRPFVDLLIKYIIDNGEDFYELTPSIKKQLLEIPTLDVIINDERSPLMVALQKTTASLSKCFSQQLRKILYPILN
- the cas2 gene encoding CRISPR-associated endonuclease Cas2, whose protein sequence is MRFSEYRIMWILVFFDLPTETPKERKSYTRFRKELMKDGFSMFQFSIYVRHCSSRENKNVHVKRVRQLLPEKGHVGILSVTDKQFSMMEIFYGKKKESGFVEPHQLELF